A genomic window from Cucumis melo cultivar AY chromosome 8, USDA_Cmelo_AY_1.0, whole genome shotgun sequence includes:
- the LOC127150719 gene encoding uncharacterized protein LOC127150719, giving the protein MPPRRGTRRGGGRGGRGAGRGQPEAPPVAPAVDPNAPVTQADLAAMEQRYQDMLQAALAPFLAAQQNQAAPVQAEAAPVQAEAAPAQAQAAPVQAQAVAPPAPEEAQPVPVQLSAEAKHLRDFRKYNPKTFDGSMDNPTKAQMWLTSIETIFRYMKCPEDQKVQCAVFFLEDRGTAWWETAERMLGGDVSKITWEQFKENFYAKFFSANVKHAKLQEFLNLEQGDMTVEQYDAEFDMLSRFAPDMVRDEAARTEKFVRGLRLDLQGIVRALRPATHADALRIALDLSLPERADASKAAGRGSALGQKRKVETQPDVAPQRTLRSGGVFQRHRRELAAAGRTLRELPACTTCGRVHGGRCLAGSGVCFRCRQPGHTADMCPRKPFETTPPQPSAAQQGRVFATTRQEAERAGTVVTGTLPILGHYAFVLFDSGSSHSFISSVFVQHVGLEVEPLGSVLSVSTPSGEVLLSKEQIKACRVEIANRMLDVTLLVLDMQDFDVILGMDWLSANHANIDCYGKEVVFNPPSEASFKFRGAGMVCIPKVISAMKASKLLSQGTWGILASVVDVREPEVSLSSEPVVREYPDVFPDELPGLPPPREVDFAIELEPGTAPISRAPYRMAPAELKELKVQLQELLDKGFIRPSVSPWGAPVLFVKKKDGSMRLCIDYRELNKVTVKNRYPLPRIDDLFDQLQGATVFSKIDLRSGYHQLRIRDGDIPKTAFRSRYGHYEFVVMSFGLTNAPAVFMDLMNRVFKEFLDSFVIVFIDDILIYSKTEAEHEEHLHQVLETLRANKLYAKFSKCEFWLRKVTFLGHVVSSEGVSVDPAKIEAVTNWTRPRAASSPPRV; this is encoded by the coding sequence atgccgccacgtagaggtacacgccgaggaggtggtaggggaggcagaggagccggtcgtggccagccggaggcgccacctgttgcaccggcagtcgacccaaacgcaccggtcacccaggcggatctcgccgcaatggagcagcgttatcaggacatgctgcaagctgctttggcgcctttccttgccgcccagcagaaccaggccgcccctgttcaggccgaggccgcccctgttcaggccgaggccgcccctgctcaggcccaggccgcccctgttcaggctcaggccgtcgctcctccagcccctgaggaagctcaaccagtaccagttcaactgtcggccgaggcgaaacacttacgggatttcaggaagtataatcccaagacctttgacggatccatggacaaccccacaaaggcccaaatgtggttgacgtccatagagactattttccggtacatgaagtgcccagaagaccagaaggtgcagtgtgcagtcttcttcttggaggacaggggcaccgcctggtgggagaccgcggagagaatgctagggggcgatgtaagcaaaataacatgggagcagttcaaggagaacttctatgctaagtttttctccgccaatgtgaagcacgccaagctgcaagagttcctaaacttggagcaaggcgacatgacggtggagcagtacgacgccgagttcgatatgctgtcccgctttgctcccgatatggtaagagatgaggctgccaggacggagaaatttgttagaggactcaggctagaccttcagggcattgtcagagccctccgcccagccacgcatgctgatgcactacgtatagcactggatttgagcctgcctgagagagccgatgcgtctaaggctgccggcagagggtcagccttgggacagaagagaaaggttgagacgcagcctgacgtagcaccgcagcgaacactgaggtcaggaggtgtcttccagagacaccgacgggagcttgcagcagccgggaggactctgagagagctacccgcttgtactacctgcgggagagtccacggaggtcgttgcttggctggaagtggagtctgctttaggtgcagacagccggggcacactgctgatatgtgtcctcggaaaccctttgagacgacaccgccccagccttctgcggcccagcaggggagagttttcgccactacccggcaggaggccgagcgagctggcactgtggtgacaggtacgctcccaattttggggcactatgcttttgtgctatttgactctgggtcatcccactcgtttatatcctccgttttcgttcagcatgtgggtttagaggtagagcctttgggtagtgttttgtcggtttctactccatctggggaggtcctgttatccaaagaacaaataaaggcatgtcgggtagagatagcgaatcgtatgttagacgtgaccttgctagtgttagacatgcaggattttgatgtgatactaggcatggattggctatcagccaaccatgcaaatatagactgttatggcaaggaagttgtcttcaaccctccctccgaggctagtttcaaattcaggggggcaggcatggtatgtatacccaaggtcatctcagccatgaaggctagtaaactactcagccagggtacttggggtattttggcaagcgtagtggatgtgagagagccggaagtttccctatcttccgaaccagtggtaagagagtaccccgatgtttttccagacgaacttccaggacttccgcctcccagagaagtagacttcgctatcgagttagagccgggcactgccccaatctcgagggccccttacagaatggctccagccgaactaaaggagttgaaggtccagttacaggagttgctggacaaaggcttcatccggcccagtgtgtcgccttggggagccccagtattgttcgtgaagaagaaggatgggtcaatgcgcctttgtattgactaccgagagctgaacaaggtgacagtcaaaaaccgctaccccttgcccaggattgatgacctgttcgatcagttgcagggagccaccgtcttctccaagatcgacctgcgatcaggctatcaccagttgaggattagggacggtgacatccccaagacggcctttcgatcgaggtacggacattacgaattcgttgtgatgtctttcggcttgactaacgctcctgcagtattcatggatctgatgaacagggtgtttaaggagtttctagactcgttcgtcatagtcttcattgacgacatcctcatttactcaaaaactgaggctgagcacgaggagcacttacaccaagttttggagacccttcgagccaacaagttgtatgccaagttctccaagtgtgaattctggttaaggaaggtgacgtttcttggccacgtggtttccagtgagggagtttcagtagatcccgcaaagattgaagcggtgaccaactggacccgacc